In Asterias rubens chromosome 2, eAstRub1.3, whole genome shotgun sequence, the sequence TGTGGGTGGGGGacacgtcccttccactcttttaAGGGgaaggtgcaaatctgtcaacgagTATGCGTGCTGTGAGGACCCTGTATGGCGTCGGGTGCGGGCccgattaagggcccgggaTGCTCTTATAGGTGCACTTAGATGCTCTGGGATGCAATCTAGGTCCatcaaaaagttgtgtcatcctttgctcccaggattaatgcccatggtgggacacagggtttggcCTATTAACACAGTACAAAACtcgggcttcatgataaaggtgttcaaaaaggtgggggggggggagggggacatttgatatcgTTTCCTCCACAGGCCTCCAAAAGATGGGGGACATATCCCCCtccccctgattgacgcccGTGCCCGGACCACTTTACCTGGCTTTTCTATAGGGTAGGGTACCGCGTCCCCCGATACAGTGTCTCCTATCCGCTGTGCTCAGCGGAGATTTTGTCCCCAAACGGAAAATGTGTCCCCCATCCCAGGCATGAGCGTCCACCGATGACGGAACTTCAGTGGATTTCGCTTAGACAGACCACTGCTCACAAAGTGGCtgttaaaacacattttattcaaTGTAGGCCTGTAAAATAACTCAAACGTTGCAGCTTTACCTTAAAAgttattattttcaataaattattCCCGCACAGCGGGGGGACTGTCACCGCGGCTAGAGTTTTCTGGTCCGCCGCCAGGGGAAATTGTCCCCTCCCCTCTCATTTTAGACTAAACTAAAATGTAGTAAGTTTTATATCATCATTGCAAAATCGTATTAACTCCTTCAGTATATCAACAGTTTACAAACTGTGCGAAATTATATCTGAACGGCAATTCACCAATGTGAAACAACAAGTTAAAAGGAAtactcaacaacaaaaatgagccTGAGAAAGTATTAACAGATCGCAGTTTTGTATGAGAAACACAACAATATGAACACTGAAGCAGTTAATGactacaaaaaaatacacaatgatATATAAAGTCTTAGCTGGGTTCCGCGCTTCAACTGGAGTTGGCAGAGACTCAGTCTTGAAAGGTTGACATGAGATGGGCTCCGAAGTCCAAGAAGTGACTCTGACGAATTCCAGGAAAGGCGACGAAGGGGGGTTGAGAGCGGGACTTGGCGAAAAGTTTAACCGGGTCAACTTCTCAAGCGTGGCCTGTGGACTAGTCTGTACCAACAGAGCACGTGGTAAAGATGCATGAATGAGATTTAGGAAATTACTTAGGGAAGTATAACAAATGTTCCAAACGAAATCTATACGCAAAGTGTAACATCTAAACGCTCTAGAGTCTTGCACTAGTCCGATTTTCACTCTGAGGATCCAGAGCAAAACGAGCCAGGATATACCGAGCTGGTCACGCACTCGGACAGGAAAGTTAAACTATGATTGGccagaaatattaaaacaataacatccTGGTTGGGCTTGACCAATGAGAAAAGAATTAGTGGCCTATGTTCTTAAGAAAACGTGTTAGATAGGCAGCTTAAGACAATCAAATCCGGGCACACCCATTCAAGGAAACTACTGACCTTGCAACAGTCATTACAACAGAGCCTTACGTCATGTCCCTGATGGGGGCAACCAACTGCTATGTATTTATGGTAAAGGAACTCCTGGACAGACTCTGACCACTCATCTCAAGGATGTGGTTCTAAACAAATGGAAGAACGGCACCTTTTGTTTCACTGTTGCTGTATGGGgcgggatcatggagaacggatcggcgggatcatggagaacggatcggcgggatcatggagaacggatcggcaggctttagagcacgtgggacggggagagggaagaaggggcagggggacgggggaacggccCCTATAACACATCTTCATTTTTTCAGGACACATGCATCCGTCCTCAAGCAAATTATGACAAACTGAATAAAACATGCATGCcttaaattaaaagtttactCATGGggatattaatttttattttcatactCGCGATATATACCTCATGCCTCATCCACCTTTGGCCAACTAGATCGTGGCTGGACTGAGAAACAAACGCCCCAAGCTCACAACCAAGCTGAGGGTATTTACTACGGCTCAGGAACATGGACACTCCGAGCTGATGTGACACGAAAGCTCCAAGCCTTCAGCCTAAGGTCTCAACGTCACATTCTCGGCGTCCCGGGTGGTCTGATTTGATCACTACGCAACAATCTCGGAGACCACCGGCATCGAGGATATCCTAACTCCTGGAGACGTCATTCCCTCTTTGGCCATGTCAGACGGCTCCCAGAAGATACACCTAAAGCTGAGCGTCGAAGCACAGGGAGGATCCCACCCCTGCCCAGCCTGGAAGAGGTCAAGCTGACCTCGCAGCACCTGGGTCGACCAACTGGAAGCAGACTGGGCAGTTGCACTCGGCAGCAGATCAGAGCGCATTGGTTGGGCGGCTCTATCCCCCCTGATGGATCAAGAGAATCTTGATGACATCTACTCCTCTTTTGTTTACCTGTCTAGCGGGACCCGCAGCACAGGAATTtgcacagaacaaaaaaacattgcaagaaCGCGTTAGAAGTGCGCGATTGGGGGATAGTGAACGGGACGGGAACAAAATTAATTCGACTGACAAATACTACAAAACGGGAAAAACAGGACGCCGAGAAAataggtaaaattatcaagaaccaggccctggttgggattaaaccactagttgaaaacctcttcacaacacattgattcccttatgaAGGCTTTTTGAACATCATggtttgaataaaataattggaTATCCACCAGGTGCAGATTCTTGGAAAGTAGGTGTCCGTATTCGCTCGGCCACAGCGGCTATGTCTACAATACACACACAGTTAGCATGAGAACGAGGTTGAGTAAAAGTACGCCCTCTACCGGTAGGTAGTATTTGCTACAAAATACGACCACACGTGCGCATTTACATGAGAAGAATAAAATTGTGCTAAAACTGTGCGTGTTGTTGGGCTGATTTCTGCCATTTCTAGCAAGCACCAAGTGAAGCAGTGTTTAATACCTGATTTTAAGATGACAGGGGAAACTGTGGTAAATGCACGCACCTCTGCTGGTTTAAAAACTAAAGTATTGGGTACTTTGTGTGGTGAGTataaatttaatattattaattattatttattatttttattaatattaattatattgggtgcgttcgtttagcttcactgggtcgaccccggtgtgtggcgggtttttttccaggacaaacgtgtgcagataattacccacgttcgtcctggaaaaaaagaccgccacacaccggggtcgacccagggaagctaaacgaacgccaCCCTATTAATAGGCAGATCACTCTGCGCGTAAACATTTCAGCCGACCATGCATATTCTCACACGTACAACGGTCGGCACGGTCGAATGTGAAAAGATTGGTACAGATCAAAGTCGTTTAAGGGAGAATTGGATAAttcaataaagaaaacaattacattactaaaaaatatagaCTTCCCCTGTGTTTGTCTGCTCATTTGATCCAAATTGGTAAAGAAATATAGATTTTACAGTAGTTTTGGGTTACTTAGTTTGTCGGTCCGGCGCGCAGCGACGGCGCGTGGGAGGGGAAAAAATACCACCTCGCAGCTTAATCCCCCCCTATTCTCTTCTATAATGGACGATTCCGGAGTGAGTCGGTGACGTAGGGACCCTGTGAAGCTATTTTTAGGATGGGGAAACTCTACTCTTGATGCGTACGTTCTCGAAATTTCCAAAATGGCGGCCAGTAGAAGCGGGAAACGGCGAGCAGGTAAGCCACCCGTTTTTTCCCTATATATCTCAAATATGAATACTTCTATATTAGAATATGAAAATAGACATTCTAAAGTTTGTTATGATGTGCAGATTGTTGAATTTCGTTATCCGTTGCACTCAGTAATAGCGCTCTAAAATAggacatgtttgttttgtcaattcaGAGCCTCCGGCAGCAGTTGAGTTCAATGACCAAGCGTTCGCGTGCGAAGTTGATCATATCTCTGGCTGGACATCAGACGAAATTGACCTGTTGCTTACGGAATACAGCGTTCCAGGTAAGAAATAAACACTTTCCTCAATTTTCaagataatatattttaataatatcgTTATAAAATTACCCTCTGTGTAGATTTGTTGTGTAAAATCAGAGAGTAAATTTCGGAAAGTTaagagaaataagtaattcAGGGCGGGTGTACAGTGAACGTAACGTCTAAAAAAATGTCACGTGACACATTTATCAAGCGGTTGACCAATCGGATGTCGCTATTGTCTTGATCAAGGCTGTTCCATTTATTGCTGGTACTCCGTATGGTCGTGGGAATAGTTTGTCggcttgtttacattttgcaaagttTTGATTCAGATTGATCATGgagtctagtttattgctctaTGGATTGATAAAGCTCTGTGATGGAAAGTGGCTACATATTcctaacaaaattaatttaacccTTTTGAATGTGCCTCTTTCACTCACTATTTTTAACTGTCACGAAAAGAGAAAATATGCCCCagacaaaaaatgtaatttattttttattattattattatttttttttttttttcttttcaccagATCATTGGAATGGAATTCTGACCACAGCATTGTTGGAGACAATCAGATATCGTATTGAGCACTCGACCACCAAAAGCTACAAACATGATTTCCCACCAATATTTTCTGCCCTCAACCTCAACTTGCCTACCAGTACCAACTTAAATGGACTACTCCAAAAAGTACAACGACATGTAGCCAAATCAAAACGAACCCACACCACAGTAGACCTCCTCCAAAAAGTGCCTGAATTTGCAAAATTGTTGACGTTTCTCATTCTCTGTATGAGATGCACCAGTATAATGGTCTGGTTTGCAGTTGTGTGGAATTCTCAGAATGATGTATGAAACCATGTAAATAACTACAATGtactgtaaaataacaaactttcattgtgccaagtttcatggTTGTAGGTGCTTGCGTTAACCCAGGAGAGTCTCACGCATTTTTAATAAGGTAATTTTGCgtacaaaatgaataataaattaggcttatttgcataatggcgtgtaaaactttgaaatatacactttaaaatgaatgtctatacacaaacaagaattgtgccaagtttcatagcTGTAACTGCTTTAGTTATCCCAGGAGAGTCTCACGCATATTAAATTAGGTAATTTTGcgtacaaaatgaataattaattaggctaatttgcataatggcgtgtaaaactttgaaatatacactttaaaagaaatgtctatacacaaacaagaattgtgccaagtttcatagcTGTAACTACTTTAGTTACCCCAGGAGAGCCTCACGCATATTTAATTAgctggacttagtcatttttggAACATTTTGGGGTTTCCCGTTATGGAATTTTGGATAATGTGCCATTTTTGGtgaccgtaaaaaaaaaaattcaatgtaATAGAACCTCCATTTCTCTTTTGCAAGTAGGTTTGACCTGTGTACTATAAGAAAAGAAACACTAACAGGgtttaaaattgagaaaaaacaatgaaaacttaaaggaaaaACTGAAAAGAAAGCATTTTCCACTTTTTGCCCGTAAATGGTTAAAACAGGtgctttaaacaataaacaaaaatttgcataaaaagagAATCGAATGTCGGATTTCAATTTGCTTTTCagttctttgtttcttttatcaAGCTAAATCATATGAGACAAACTTTGAAGGCATTGGCAGAACTTTGAAAAATAGTGTGATCTGCCTACTATTAAGTATTTTTCATAtaaacaaatcataatatataataaatattttataaatttttactttttcagtTGGGCATGATTGTTAGGCCTAGGGCctacctactcctagaactatttcggtgttgtccgctatcgtctcccgtaacagagacgatagcggacgaAACTGAAATAGTTTTAGGACAGAGTATGACTGAGTAGGGCCTACCAatacctactcctagaactatttttgtttcgtccggctatcgtctcccgtaacctcatagacGAACATCTGTCACGCGTTTAACGACCCATGGTTCAATGAATTTTTGAATCATaaatctctctctttttttattttaatcttgccaaaattaggctctatgtgtcctttgatatctcaatgtgccggggggcgaccagagaatccactccgcaatctcaaaaattgttaaaaatgataaattcttaccgtaatttCGGATTCCCCATCTACTGTACGTGTTACTCCTCTGccaaaaattttgaaaattacccgACCTCATTTTGCAATAGTGCGTCACGAGAGGGCGGGTACGATCCATGATTTGTGTACAATAGAGTTAtaaagaactagagggcgcactggcgatgcttcttgcacaaacgcgacgggaccgcaagatgacaagcgcgccattctgtacgcgcgtagaatatgaaatacacgtttgatttttttttttattgaacgctcacgcgatgctgtttgttcaacttacaaaatgccCGCACAAACATACGCTGTGAGATAGCTATTTTGTAAACTTACAAAATGCCCGCCTGCTCGTataccggggcgcgtatataggccagtgcgccctctagttcttataatataactctatggtacaAAACATACACGGAACCACGAAGCTCGCACAGGGTACCAGTATGTACACGGCTGTGTTTTGTTCACAAATCACAGATCATACCCGCCCTCTCGTGACGCACTATCGCAAGGTcgggtaattttcaaaatttttggCAGAGGAGTAACACGTACAGCAGATGGGGAATCCAaaattacggtaagaatttatcatttttaacaatttttgagattgcggagtggattcTCTGTTCGCCCCCCCGGCACATTGAtatatcaaaggacacatagagcctaattttggcaagattaaaaaaaaaaaaaagagagatttcTTATTCAAAAATTCATTGAACCATGGGTCGTTAAACGCGAGACAGATGTTCGtttatgaggttacgggagacgatagccggacgaaacaaAAATAGGAGTAACCAATACCATGCCTACCaagtacttctagaaactatataaggctcccctgtgagcctcataggggtctaatattttgggcctccttaacgctatacatttttcaaatcagcgttgataggtgaaagttttacgaccgttagccagcaattactgaattttcttttgtactacactaccaaaactttccccacatactcaatatacattcataatgcttgtatttctgttgagtgaaattaaaaaacaattttttttgtcaaaaaatgcagttttctgcttggtactcactgttgagccgagttggactaaaccattctgtaaaaggggtgttactaGGCAGTGCCTGCACGCTATATGAGTGAACCGCGGGCATAGCAAACGGAAAGCGCACACGCACTGCTGCACTGCcttataacaccccttttacagaatggtttagtccaacttggCCGCGGCTCAGCAGGTCGTCAATTCAATTGGCTGGTACCTGCGGTTCAGCGCTTGTGACTGTTTCACTCCGGTATCTGGTgagttttgtactttttttcaacatattttgtcattggtgttttgagtgttattCATTAGATATTGAGGATTAAGGTCGTGTTCATAAAATTTGTGTCATTGTTttcgaaagtggtaaaaattgagcaaatctgttgacttgctgtcgaaattgtacacgtttgaccatttcgccctgcataAGTTGCGTAGGCTTCGTAACCCTACggctccgccgtcggcaggagggttacgttatcgcaactagcgataacgtaaccctcctcccgacggccgccagatTCTCTTGAGTGTCAAACGGCAATCTGGTCGAACCAGACAATTTCAAAAGCTAGTCAACAGAttagatttgctccatttttattgtttttgaaaatccGACACAAATTCAACTAGGAACtaaatcctcaatgtctaatgaacactcaaaacaccagtgagaaaatatttttggaaaaaaaccggactaaaacttaccagatcccggagcaaattcccaggtttatattttgaacctgtcgcatcactttgcaaacgctttatttattttttggtcaccaagcgctgaaccgtatgtatctagggactgtttacatcgcgtatagagaggtaaaagatttgcctcGACTTTAGGGACACTTTGAAAACAGGAGGTCGTACGATATAACAATATTACTCAATTAGACATATGCTACTTTGTTAAAATCCTGAGATACCTCCCTTCACCATTGTACTACATGTAGGAAATGACATAACAATAACAGTATGGTATAAAACTTGATGGGCTTTTGtgaaaaagtacaaaaagtGCCGGATTCCCTACTCTAGGCAGACACATTTAATGTACAACAGGAATCATTATCATCAGTAATGTACGGGTCCTACATgtctacttgccgtcaacttgCTTAGTGCCGTCAACTTGCTTAGTGCCGTCCAACTTGCTGTCAACTCAACCAATAttcatttaaaatccacaaaagaggcatagaactgtaaagtatcagctgaAAGATAATTTTCATAAGTTTAAGGTTAAGCTTTAAGGTTACATTTCAGTTAATATTTACTACATTTTAATTGTGTCTTTTGTTctcatcattttttttcccgAAGTAGCAAAGCCATTGGCCACCATCTTGCTTATTTCACAGCCTGGCTTGTATAACATGGACAATAGAGGGTGCTTTCCTGAAAACGgaatagtcttggcccaagacatCAAATTTAATTATCGGTACCATATTGTATTAGGTACTGTGCTTTGTTCAATTATTGATCACTGACGACTTGGGTCAAGACTAATCCGTACCTGCCATCTGCGTAGTGGTTGAGTTGAGGGCGAGTTAAGGGCAAGTACCTGTAGTAGGACCATACCGAACAAGTTTTAGATGATTCTTTGTGAccatgtatttatttgtatttttgtata encodes:
- the LOC117307127 gene encoding uncharacterized protein LOC117307127, with amino-acid sequence MAASRSGKRRAEPPAAVEFNDQAFACEVDHISGWTSDEIDLLLTEYSVPDHWNGILTTALLETIRYRIEHSTTKSYKHDFPPIFSALNLNLPTSTNLNGLLQKVQRHVAKSKRTHTTVDLLQKVPEFAKLLTFLILCMRCTSIMVWFAVVWNSQNDV